The sequence below is a genomic window from Polynucleobacter sp. MWH-UH19D.
TTGACCCGCTAAGGGATGCATTACATGTGCAGCGTCCCCAATGAGGGCCACTTGAGGATTGGCTTCTGGGCCAATAAAACGTGTGGCTCGAATTTTGCGTAGCGGAAAAGCAGCAGGTGTGGAGTTGAGGGTAAGTTCACCCAGTTGTTTTTCTATAGCGCTATTGGCAATGAATGAAAAACGTTCTTGCCATTGAGATGGATTCAGTTGCAAAAGCTCTGATGCATTTTCAGGGCTGGTTGACCAGACCATCGATACTTGTTTATTTGGCAAAGGTAACATCGCCACAATATCTCCGCCAGGTAAAAACCATTGGAAGGCCGTTTCAAGATGAGGGTAAGTGCAAATCCAGTTTGCAACGACTGCAGTTTGCAAATAGCTTTCTTCGCTGGCGGTAATGCCGATCGCTGAGCGGATAGGTGAGTTTGCCCCATCCGCCGCGACAACTAATTGGGCATGAATAACCTCACCATTTTTTAGATGTAAGGTACTGCCCTGAGTGTTCACTTCAATTTTTTCAACGGCATCGTTAATGCGTTCGAGCTTGTTCTGAAAGCGACTTGCTTGATCAAGCGTATGCTCGATTAAATTTGACTCACCGATCCAAGCAAGTTGTGAAGTGCCAGCCTCAAATGCAGAGAGATGCAGTTGATCATTTCTTTCTCCGCGATCGCCATAGATGCGCATATCTCGCACAACTTGCAGGCGACTATGGTCGAGGGCATCCCATATTTGCAGGTGAGCCAGTAACTTCTGGGTGCTTGGTGAAAAGGCATAGATTCTTTGCCCCCACTGACTGCCTTGAGGTGCAGGGGTAGGGCTTCCTAAATCTGGGGCAATTTCTGCAGTGGTTAATCCCAGCTGGGCTAAGCCGAGGGCGCACGCTTTGCCAGCTATGCCTCCGCCTACTACGGCGACATCTACGGACCGTACTTGAGAGGGATTTAGCGGTTTTTTAGAGGAATGGGATTGTTGTACTTCTGACATAGCTCGATGATATCGAAACCAGCCCCATTACAATATGGGCATGTCTTTGAAATGTGGCATCGTCGGCCTGCCTAATGTCGGCAAATCTACCCTCTTTAATGCGCTTACCAAGGCTGGAATCGCAGCAGAAAACTATCCTTTTTGCACGATTGAGCCCAATGTTGGCGTGGTGGAGGTTCCTGACCCTCGCTTGGCTGCCTTAGCTGAGATCGTCAAGCCCGAGCGCATTTTGCCTGCGGCAGTCGAGTTTGTGGACATTGCAGGCTTGGTAGCGGGCGCCTCTAAAGGCGAAGGACTGGGTAATCAATTTTTGGCCAATATTCGTGAAACGGACGCCATTACCCATGTGGTGCGTTGCTTCGAAGATCCTAACGTGATTCACGTTGCAGGCAAGATTGACCCTATTGCGGACATTGGTGTTATAGATACCGAGTTGGCGCTTTCAGATTTGGCCACAGTTGAAAAAACGCTTGCTCGTTCAAGCAAGGCAGCTAAGTCTGGAAATGACAAAGAAGCAGCCGCTTTGGTTTCGGTGCTTACTAAAGTACAAGCCCATTTAGATTCTGCCCAACCAGTACGTAGTCTAAGTTTGACCGACGAGGAAAAAGTATTAATTAAGCCGCTTTGCTTAATCACCGCTAAGCCTGCAATGTATGTGGCTAACGTCAAGGAAGATGGTTTTGAAAATAACCCTCACCTAGAGGCCGTGAAACAACATGCCGCCAAAGAGAGAGCGCCAGTAGTGGCAGTATGTGCTGCTATTGAGGCTGAGATCGCAGATTTGGACGACGCTGATAAATCAGCATTCTTGGCTGATCTGGGTATGGATGAGCCAGGTTTAGATCGGGTGATTCGTGCTGGCTATGCACTTTTGGGATTGCATACTTACTTTACTGCGGGCGTTAAAGAAGTGCGGGCCTGGACAATTCATCAGGGGGATACGGCACCAAAAGCAGCGGGCGTTATTCATACAGATTTTGAACGTGGATTTATTCGCGCACAAACTATTTCCTACGACGACTTTATTCAATATAAGGGTGAATCAGGCGCTAAAGAGGCTGGCAAAATGCGCGCCGAAGGTAAAGAGTATGTTGTTAAAGATGGCGATGTACTTAACTTCTTATTCAATGTTTAAGACCTGAAGTCTCGGCCTAGAGCAAAACAAAAACCCTGCTAAAACTAGCAGGGTTTTTTGATTTCTAGCTTAATTTCTTAGGCTGATTTAAGTGCTTTCTCCAGGCATTTTGAGATGTCGTCATATCGTTTGATGGCGGCTTTAGTAGGAAGCACTTCTTTTTTGCGACCATCATCGTTTGATGCCATTTTGATATAGCCCATCGCAGCAAGATTCTTGAGGCGCCCATGTAAAGTGGCTTGAGAGCCCAGCTCTGATAGTGAAATGAGATCCCCCACCAAGACTACTTGTTGTGCCTGTGCTGCGGTAACAATTTTGTCGAGCAAACTTTTTTCAAGCGCATCCAGCTTCTTGCCGGGATTCATTCGATCAAGTGCGTCAATTAAATTTAAGAAGCGAAGATAAGCAGACGGCTTTTCAGTTGGCATAAATCAGATAATAAATTATTAGCTCTTAGGATAATGCCATTCTATTCCTAATTTGTAGCAGTTGCTATTGACTTTAGTCACAACAATCATCAACACTGACAATAATGTCAAATTTACTGTCAACTTATGCGCATTTCACAATGCTTATGCGTACAGGAACGATGAATGTAATCATCAGTGTATTTGCATACACACTTCTTTTTTATATCAATAGCTGGATAACTACTGAATTGGTGTTTGGGCTTGGCGTGAATTGGATTTACTTGCCAGCAGGCTTGCGATTATTTCTAACTTTGATATTTGGCTTACCAGGTGCGATAGGCATTGCAATAGCCTCGACTTTAATCAGTTATTACGGCGAGTTGTCATCAGATCTTGCGATTTGTATTGGCACGGGATTGATTTCTGGATTCGCTCCATACCTCGCCAGAATATTTGTCTTTAGCAATGTGAAGTTGGAGTCTGATTTAAGTAATCTGAATCTGCAAAAATTATTACTTTGTATTGTGATTTACGCTTTGATGAGTGCTGGCTTACATCAATATTGGTATGCCACCGTTGGGCTTGAAAACACCGGAAGTGTAAATCATTTCGCAGTCATGGCTATTGGCGATGTAATGGGGTCTATCTTACTCATTGCCTTAATAAAGTCCGGCTTAGACCTATTGAGGCGATTTAGAAGAATAGATCGCTAAGTGCCTTGCCTGGATCGGCGCTACGCATGAAAGCCTCGCCAACTAAGAAGGCATTTACGCTATTACTACGCATCAGTTGCACATCTTCGCGACTCAATATTCCAGATTCAGTAACCAAAATTTTGTTCTTGGGTATTGAAGGTAAAAGTGATAGGGTAGTTTGCAGCGTTACCTCAAATGTTTTGAGATTGCGGTTGTTGATTCCAAGGAGTGGAGTCTTTAATTCAAGCGCTTGCTCAAGTTCAGCTGCATCATGAACCTCCACCAATACGTCTAAGCCAAGCTCGTGAGCGCAAGCTTCAAGCTCTTTCATTTGGTTAAGCTCAAGACAGGCAACGATTAACAAAATTGCGTCTGCACCAATCGCTCGAGCTTCATAGATTTGATAGGGATCAATCGTAAAATCTTTGCGTAAAACCGGTATGTTGCAAGCGCCCCGAGCTTCTTGTAGGTAAGCATTGCTCCCTTGGAAATAATCCACATCGGTCAATACGGATAAACAGGCTGATCCATGTTTTTCATAGGACTTAGCAATTTCAGCGGGAATGAAGTGCTCGCGCAGAATGCCCTTGCTTGGGCTTGCTTTTTTAATCTCAGTAATGACCCCTGCATTACCTGCGGCAATTTTTTGTTCAATGGCACGAATAAAGCCACGCGGTTTTAGTTGTGGATCTTGATTATTAGCGTGAGCTTTTTCACGCTGACTTGCAAGTGAAATGCTCTTTAAGTTGTTGGCGACTTCAATTTTTTTAGTCGCAACAATTTTTTCTAGGATATCGCTCATGAAACAAAGGTAATTAAATAATGAATGAGGAAATCATTTGGATTGAGTGGACGCAACAAATGCATCCAATTTTTGACGGGCAGCACCAGAGCTAATTGCTGCTTTGGCTTTGGTGATGCCACTGGCGATATCTGGGGCTATCCCTGCTACATAAAGCGTAGCCCCTGCATTTAAGCAAACAATATCGCTTGCTGGGCCTGGTTTGTTATCAATTACATCAAGCATAATTTTCTTCGACTCTTCAGCATTAGCCACTTTAAAACTATTAGTCGGGGCAATGTTCAAGCCAAAATCTTTTGGATGAATTTCGTATTCGCGTACGACCCCATCTTTTAATTCACCTACTAGGGTTGGACCTTCAAGAGAAATTTCATCTAGGCCATCACGACCATAAACCACCAACGCATGGTCCATGCCTAGGGCTTGTAAGACTCTTGCCTGAATACCTACAAGATCTGGGTGAAATACACCCATCAAAATGCGCTTTGCATCAGCTGGATTGGTCAGCGGCCCCAGAATATTAAAAATGGTGCGTACGCCTAATTGTTTGCGAATAGGTACAACATTTTTCATTGCAGGGTGATGATTGGGGGCAAACATAAAGCCAGCGCCAACAGTAGAAATGCATTTGGCAACTTGATCGGCAGAAAGTCCCAAATTAACACCTAATGCTTCTAGAACATCGGCACTACCTGATTTGCTGCTAACGCTGCGGTTGCCATGTTTGGCAATCTTTGCACCAGCAGCTGCCGCAACAAACATGGCCGCTGTAGAGATATTAAAAGTGTGAGCACCATCACCACCAGTGCCTACAACATCGACTAGATGCGAGCGATCTTCAACATTCACAGCTGTTGCAAACTCTCGCATGACTTTGGCTGCCGCGGCAATTTCACCAACGGTTTCTTTTTTGGTACGCAGAGCAACTAATAAGCCAGCAACTAATTCAGGCGCCATTTCACCGCTCATGATGAGGCGCATCATATCGGTCATTTCATCATGAAAAAGTTCACGATGTTCGATACAGCGTTGCAGTGCTTCTTGTGGAGTAATTGACATAGTGCTTACCGAGGTTTCTTAATTACATTTGCAAAAAATTCTTGAGCAGGGCGTGACCATGCTCAGAGAGGATGGACTCCGGGTGAAACTGAACCCCTTCAACAGCCATCTCACGATGTCTTACGCCCATAATCTCCCCATCTGAAGAAGTAGCAGTTACCTCCAAGCATGCTGGAATTGAACTTTTTTCAATGGCTAGTGAGTGATAGCGCGTCACTTTAAATGGATTGGGTAAGTTTTGAAAAACACCGACACCAGTATGATGAATGTCATCAGTTTTGCCGTGCATCACTTTTTGAGCGCGAATGACTTTACCGCCAAATGCTTCACCAATAGCTTGGTGACCAAGGCATACCCCGAGAATAGGAAGCTTGCCAGCAAATTGCTTAATGGTCTCAACAGAGATGCCGGCCTCAGTAGGGCTGCAGGGTCCAGGAGAAATGCAAATGCGCGAAGGATTTAACTTGGCGATATCAGCAACGGCAATCTCATCATTACGAAAGACTTTGACCTCTTCACCTAATTCTGCAAAGTACTGCACAAGGTTGTAGGTGAATGAATCGTAGTTATCAATCATTAGGAGCATCAAGTCCTCCTTGAACCAAATCAGCTGCTGTGAGCACGGCACGCGCCTTGGCTTCAGTTTCTTTCCATTCGGCTGTAGGATCTGAGTCGGCAACAACGCCTGCGCCAGCTTGGGAATGCAACATGCCTTCTCGAATCACGCCAGTGCGAATTGCAATCGCTACATCCATATCGCCTGAGAATGACAGGTAACCTACGGCACCACCATAAACGCCACGTTTCACAATTTCCATTTCATCAATGATTTCCATTGCGCGAATTTTGGGTGCCCCAGATAAAGTGCCTGCTGGGAATGTCGCTCTTAGTACATCCATATTGCTCATATTGTCTAGAAGATCACCTTCAACTGAGCTCACAATGTGTTGTACATGTGAGTACTTTTCAATTGACATCGAATCTGTGACTTTGACTGAACCAGTCTTTGCAATGCGTCCGACATCATTGCGCGCCAGATCGATCAACATGACGTGCTCCGCAATTTCTTTGGGGTCAGCCAAGAGTTCTTTAGCTAGTCGCTCATCTTCCTCTAGGTTTGCCCCACGAGGACGTGTGCCAGCCAATGGGCGAATGGTCACAATCTTTTCTGCGGCACGTTTATCTTGGCGAACCAGGATCTCAGGAGAAGAGCCCACAATCTGCAGATCGCCAAAGTCATAAAAATACATATAGGGCGATGGGTTGAGTGAGCGCAATGCCCTGTATAGAGATAAGGGTGAATCTGCAAATGGCTTGCTAATACGCTGGCCTATAACCACCTGCATGCAGTCACCAGCCAAAATATATTCTTTGGTTTTGCGTACTGCATCTTCAAAATTAGTGGCTTTAAATTTGCGAATTAACTCAGTTTTTGTGCTTGCCAATGAGGGCGGCATGCTAACTTGTTTGCTAAGACATGCAAGTAATTCTTTGAGGCGTACTTGCGCCTTTTCATAGCTGTCAGTAATACTAGGGTCAGCATAAACAATGAAATAAATTTTGCCTGCAACATTATCGATCACAGCTAACTCTTCAGTCAGCATGAGTTGAATATCTGGCACGCCCAGTTCATCGGGTAAATCATATTTAGCCAAACGTGATTCGATATAACGAACGGTATCGTAGCCAAAATATCCGGCTAAGCCACCGCAAAAGCGTGGGAGCCCCGCTTGTACTGCAACTTTAAATCTCTTGAAATACGCGTCAACGAAATCTAGCGGGTTATCTGTGTTGGTTTCAACTACTTTGCCATCTGTGACAACTTCATTGAGTGGTTTTAATGGCGTACCAACAGTACGAACAATCGTCTTTGCAGGCAGACCAATAAAGGAGAAGCGACCAAAGCGCTCACCTCCTAAAACTGACTCAAGAAGGTAAGTATTTTTGCTGCCAAATGCTTGGCTAAGTTTGACGTAGAGTGATAGCGGGGTTTCTAAATCAGCCAGCACCTCTTTGACAAGAGGAATTCGATTGAAACCCTGCTTCGCTAGGGCATTAAATTCTTCGCGCAGCATTAGGCTTTTCCTGACTTTCCTAATTCAGTGCGCATTTCTTTGATGACTTGTTCGTAACTATCTTTTCCAAAGATTGCTGAACCTGCTACAAATGTATCAGCACCAGCATGAGCAACTTGAGCGATGTTGTCGACTTTGATGCCACCATCAACTTCAAGACGAATTTTTCGTCCAGTGTCAGCTTCATGGCGATCAAGCTTAGCGCGCA
It includes:
- a CDS encoding UbiH/UbiF family hydroxylase; this translates as MSEVQQSHSSKKPLNPSQVRSVDVAVVGGGIAGKACALGLAQLGLTTAEIAPDLGSPTPAPQGSQWGQRIYAFSPSTQKLLAHLQIWDALDHSRLQVVRDMRIYGDRGERNDQLHLSAFEAGTSQLAWIGESNLIEHTLDQASRFQNKLERINDAVEKIEVNTQGSTLHLKNGEVIHAQLVVAADGANSPIRSAIGITASEESYLQTAVVANWICTYPHLETAFQWFLPGGDIVAMLPLPNKQVSMVWSTSPENASELLQLNPSQWQERFSFIANSAIEKQLGELTLNSTPAAFPLRKIRATRFIGPEANPQVALIGDAAHVMHPLAGQGLNLGLRDVAVLLNIISKREPFRKLNDLTLLRRYERQRQGDTNALLWVTDKLKKLFSGTSTTEKQLRNWGLGLVNKSHFIKRRLIERALGEIDFE
- the ychF gene encoding redox-regulated ATPase YchF, producing MSLKCGIVGLPNVGKSTLFNALTKAGIAAENYPFCTIEPNVGVVEVPDPRLAALAEIVKPERILPAAVEFVDIAGLVAGASKGEGLGNQFLANIRETDAITHVVRCFEDPNVIHVAGKIDPIADIGVIDTELALSDLATVEKTLARSSKAAKSGNDKEAAALVSVLTKVQAHLDSAQPVRSLSLTDEEKVLIKPLCLITAKPAMYVANVKEDGFENNPHLEAVKQHAAKERAPVVAVCAAIEAEIADLDDADKSAFLADLGMDEPGLDRVIRAGYALLGLHTYFTAGVKEVRAWTIHQGDTAPKAAGVIHTDFERGFIRAQTISYDDFIQYKGESGAKEAGKMRAEGKEYVVKDGDVLNFLFNV
- the trpC gene encoding indole-3-glycerol phosphate synthase TrpC codes for the protein MSDILEKIVATKKIEVANNLKSISLASQREKAHANNQDPQLKPRGFIRAIEQKIAAGNAGVITEIKKASPSKGILREHFIPAEIAKSYEKHGSACLSVLTDVDYFQGSNAYLQEARGACNIPVLRKDFTIDPYQIYEARAIGADAILLIVACLELNQMKELEACAHELGLDVLVEVHDAAELEQALELKTPLLGINNRNLKTFEVTLQTTLSLLPSIPKNKILVTESGILSREDVQLMRSNSVNAFLVGEAFMRSADPGKALSDLFF
- the trpD gene encoding anthranilate phosphoribosyltransferase, giving the protein MSITPQEALQRCIEHRELFHDEMTDMMRLIMSGEMAPELVAGLLVALRTKKETVGEIAAAAKVMREFATAVNVEDRSHLVDVVGTGGDGAHTFNISTAAMFVAAAAGAKIAKHGNRSVSSKSGSADVLEALGVNLGLSADQVAKCISTVGAGFMFAPNHHPAMKNVVPIRKQLGVRTIFNILGPLTNPADAKRILMGVFHPDLVGIQARVLQALGMDHALVVYGRDGLDEISLEGPTLVGELKDGVVREYEIHPKDFGLNIAPTNSFKVANAEESKKIMLDVIDNKPGPASDIVCLNAGATLYVAGIAPDIASGITKAKAAISSGAARQKLDAFVASTQSK
- a CDS encoding aminodeoxychorismate/anthranilate synthase component II; the encoded protein is MLLMIDNYDSFTYNLVQYFAELGEEVKVFRNDEIAVADIAKLNPSRICISPGPCSPTEAGISVETIKQFAGKLPILGVCLGHQAIGEAFGGKVIRAQKVMHGKTDDIHHTGVGVFQNLPNPFKVTRYHSLAIEKSSIPACLEVTATSSDGEIMGVRHREMAVEGVQFHPESILSEHGHALLKNFLQM
- the trpE gene encoding anthranilate synthase component I yields the protein MLREEFNALAKQGFNRIPLVKEVLADLETPLSLYVKLSQAFGSKNTYLLESVLGGERFGRFSFIGLPAKTIVRTVGTPLKPLNEVVTDGKVVETNTDNPLDFVDAYFKRFKVAVQAGLPRFCGGLAGYFGYDTVRYIESRLAKYDLPDELGVPDIQLMLTEELAVIDNVAGKIYFIVYADPSITDSYEKAQVRLKELLACLSKQVSMPPSLASTKTELIRKFKATNFEDAVRKTKEYILAGDCMQVVIGQRISKPFADSPLSLYRALRSLNPSPYMYFYDFGDLQIVGSSPEILVRQDKRAAEKIVTIRPLAGTRPRGANLEEDERLAKELLADPKEIAEHVMLIDLARNDVGRIAKTGSVKVTDSMSIEKYSHVQHIVSSVEGDLLDNMSNMDVLRATFPAGTLSGAPKIRAMEIIDEMEIVKRGVYGGAVGYLSFSGDMDVAIAIRTGVIREGMLHSQAGAGVVADSDPTAEWKETEAKARAVLTAADLVQGGLDAPND